A single Candidatus Glassbacteria bacterium DNA region contains:
- a CDS encoding peroxiredoxin, whose translation MVKAGDKAPGFALQNQDDREVTLDSLKGKWVVLYFYPKDNTPGCTTEACDFTARRNEFSGLDAVVVGVSPDSTSSHRGFIEKQGLNLVLLSDPEHVALEAYGAWKLKKNYGREYMGVQRSTFLIGPDGTIAHAWPNVIAKGHVEKVKEKLAELKG comes from the coding sequence ATGGTCAAGGCGGGTGACAAGGCTCCCGGCTTCGCGCTGCAGAACCAGGATGACCGGGAAGTGACGCTCGATAGCCTCAAGGGCAAGTGGGTGGTGCTCTATTTCTATCCCAAGGACAATACGCCGGGCTGCACCACCGAGGCCTGCGATTTCACAGCCCGGAGGAACGAGTTCAGCGGGCTGGACGCGGTGGTGGTCGGGGTCAGCCCGGACAGCACCAGCAGCCACCGGGGTTTTATCGAAAAGCAGGGCCTGAACCTGGTGCTGCTCTCCGACCCGGAGCACGTGGCGCTGGAGGCTTACGGGGCCTGGAAGCTCAAGAAAAACTATGGCCGCGAGTACATGGGCGTGCAGCGCAGTACGTTCCTGATCGGCCCGGACGGCACTATCGCCCACGCCTGGCCGAATGTTATAGCCAAAGGCCACGTCGAGAAAGTGAAAGAGAAGCTGGCGGAGTTGAAGGGCTGA
- a CDS encoding DUF2892 domain-containing protein, which produces MKRNIGSVDKTVRIIVGLAIIALGLYFKSWWGLIGLLPVTTTLIGLCPLYLLLGINTCGACGQTAAVPEPSVEQQDVPDVGQQEGSDVGQQEGSDVGQQEGSDVGQQEGSDVGQQEGSDVGQQESSDVGQQEGSDVRQQDAPDVGQQDAPDEDQP; this is translated from the coding sequence ATGAAGCGCAATATCGGATCGGTTGACAAAACAGTCCGGATCATCGTCGGGCTGGCCATTATCGCTCTCGGGCTGTATTTCAAGTCCTGGTGGGGTCTGATCGGCCTGCTGCCGGTCACCACTACCCTCATCGGCTTGTGCCCGCTCTACTTGTTGCTGGGGATAAACACCTGCGGCGCCTGCGGACAGACTGCTGCTGTCCCCGAGCCGTCGGTTGAACAGCAGGATGTTCCGGATGTCGGGCAGCAGGAAGGTTCTGATGTCGGTCAGCAGGAAGGTTCTGATGTCGGTCAGCAGGAAGGTTCTGATGTCGGGCAGCAGGAAGGTTCTGATGTCGGGCAGCAGGAAGGTTCTGATGTCGGGCAGCAGGAAAGTTCTGATGTCGGGCAGCAGGAAGGTTCTGATGTCAGGCAGCAGGATGCCCCTGATGTCGGGCAGCAGGATGCCCCTGATGAGGATCAGCCGTAA
- a CDS encoding ferritin — protein MLSKKMQAALNDQIQSELYSSYLYLSMSSWFKAQNLEGFAGWLEMQAQEEMGHVMKFYGYLHDKGADVELQALPAPQKSWKSPLAVFQDTLKHEQMVTGRINDLCALADSNNDNATRVLLNWFVEEQVEEEASAQAVIDKLKMVEGYPGGIYLIDKEMGGRTVAQDQGGN, from the coding sequence ATGCTGAGCAAAAAGATGCAGGCGGCCCTTAATGACCAGATTCAGTCCGAGTTGTACAGTAGCTACCTTTATCTTTCGATGTCAAGCTGGTTCAAGGCCCAGAATCTCGAAGGGTTCGCCGGCTGGCTGGAAATGCAGGCCCAGGAGGAAATGGGCCATGTGATGAAGTTCTACGGCTACCTTCACGACAAGGGCGCCGACGTGGAGCTCCAGGCCCTGCCTGCCCCGCAGAAATCATGGAAATCGCCCCTGGCCGTTTTTCAGGACACGCTCAAACACGAGCAGATGGTTACCGGACGGATCAATGACCTGTGCGCGCTGGCCGACAGCAACAATGACAACGCCACCCGCGTGCTGCTCAACTGGTTTGTCGAGGAGCAGGTGGAAGAGGAAGCCAGCGCTCAGGCTGTGATTGATAAGCTGAAAATGGTCGAGGGCTATCCGGGCGGAATTTACCTGATCGACAAGGAAATGGGTGGACGCACCGTGGCCCAGGACCAAGGCGGCAATTAA
- a CDS encoding transcriptional repressor: MNATPARRMTRQRKLILEELRSTKSHPTADEIYAGVRRRLPRISLGTVYRNLQTLAADGEIHTLRDGGRTRYDGTMHEHYHVHCLVCGQVGDLPREAARDVGQRAGVRSDFRILGYKVEFVGVCPECERKGKEVAIGEENLSGYRRMR, translated from the coding sequence ATGAATGCTACGCCGGCACGCAGGATGACGCGGCAGAGAAAGCTGATCCTCGAGGAACTGAGGAGCACGAAATCTCACCCGACAGCCGATGAGATCTACGCCGGAGTCCGCAGACGGTTGCCGAGAATCAGTCTCGGCACGGTCTACCGCAATCTGCAGACCCTGGCGGCCGACGGTGAAATCCATACTCTCCGCGATGGCGGCCGCACCCGTTACGACGGTACGATGCACGAGCATTACCACGTGCACTGCCTCGTTTGCGGCCAGGTGGGCGATCTGCCCCGCGAGGCTGCCCGGGATGTCGGGCAGAGGGCCGGTGTCCGCAGCGATTTCAGGATTCTGGGGTACAAAGTGGAGTTCGTGGGCGTCTGCCCGGAGTGTGAACGCAAGGGTAAGGAGGTGGCTATCGGGGAAGAAAACCTGAGCGGTTACCGCAGGATGAGATAA